GAGCGTTTCACCGGCCGTCTTGCTGCCGACACTCAGGCCAAGGACTGGCTCAAAGTCGGAGCTAACATGAGCTACACCCACTATGAATCAAAGTTCAACGGAGATGACGGCAGCTCGTCTTCTTCGGGCAATATATTTGCCGTGAACAACGTACTTGCCCCTATCTATCCTCTCTACGTGCGTGACGCACAGGGCAACATCCTTAAGGACATCAACGGCAACACTATGTATGACTACGGTGACGGAATGGGACTCGGACTTCCCTCTCGTCCTGTTTTCTCTCAGGCCAACCCGCTGTCACAGAACATCCTCGATGTCCGCAAATATGACGGCAATGCCATGACTGCCACCGGTTATGCCGAAATCCGTTTCCTCCGTGACTTCAAGTTCACCACCAACAACACTGTCAACCTCTATGAGCAGCGTCAGACCAGCGTGACCAACCCGTTCTTCGGACAGTACGCATCATCAAACGGTATCGTAAATAAATATTCTACCCGTCGTATCGACTACACTTACCAGCAGTTGCTCAACTGGGCACGTCAGTTCGGCGAACACAACGTCAACGTGCTTCTCGGTCACGAAAACTACTGGAACAAATACTCTTATATGTATGCTTCACGCTCCAACATGCTTCTTCCCTCTAATGAAGAACTTGACGGCGCTGTAATTGAAAACGGAAGCTCTTCTTATCAGACTGACTACAACAACGAAGGCTGGTTCGGCCGTGTGAACTACGACTACGACAGCAAGTACTTCGGTAGCGTGTCGCTCCGTCGTGACGCATCTTCTCGCTTCGATCCCGAACACCGCTGGGGTACATTCTGGTCAGCATCGGCAGCATGGATCATAAACAAGGAAGCGTTCTTCCAGGCTCCTTGGGTCGACATGTTGAAACTCAAGGTTTCTTATGGCGAACAGGGTAACGACAACATCGGTAACTTCCGTTATGTGAACACATATACCATCGTGAACTCAGGCGGTCAGGCTGCAGCTCAGCCCAACACTCTCGGAAACAAGAATATCACTTGGGAAAAGGGTGGCAACCTCAACTACGGTGTTGACTTCAGCTTCTTCAACGAACGTCTCTCAGGTACAGTCGAAGGATTCTACCGCAAGACATCCGACATGCTCTTCTTGTTCCCGCTCCCCCCGAGCTACGGCTACACCTCTTATTATGACAATATCGGTGACATGACCAACACCGGTTTCGAACTTGACCTCCGCGGCGACATCATCCGTACACGTAACTTCACTTGGTCTGCCAACCTCAACTTCACATTCTATAAGAATAAGATTACCCGTCTGCCCGAAGAGCGCAAAACCATGACTGTCGACGGTGTTGACGGCTATAGCTCTGACAGCTATTTCTACGGTGAAGGTGAGTCGCTCTATACATTCCGCATCAAGAAATTTGCCGGAATCGACAAGGAAACCGGTGAGTCAATGTGGTACATGAACGAACGTGACGCAGACAACAAGCTTACCGGCAACATAGTCACAACCAAGACCTATGGCAACGCCGATTTCTATCTTTGCGGGACAGCGCTTCCCGATGCTTACGGCGGTTTCGGCACATCGTTCAACACTTACGGATTTGACTTTGCCATTGACTTCACTTATCAGCTCGGCGGTCAGGTATATGACGGTACTTATGCCGGCCTTATGGCAAGTCCTTATGGCTCGTCACGTGGCCGCGCAATGCACAAAGACCTCTTGAACGCATGGACTCCTGAAAACAAGAACTCAAGCATTCCACAGATGGTCTACAATGACCAGTATGTCGCTTCGACTTCCGACCGCTTCCTCACCAGCGCATCCTACCTCGCACTTCAGAACATCAATTTCGGCTACACACTTCCCAGCAAGGCAACAAAGAAGATTGACGTAGAGAAAATTCGTTTCTATCTCTCGTGTGACAACGTAGCTATCTGGTCAAAGCGCAAGGGTCTCGATCCCCGTCAGTCAATCACCGGTTCTGTGACCAACGCATACTATGCGCCTATCCGTACTATCTCCGGTGGCATTAATATTTCATTCTAATCAGCAGACAACAAGAAATGAAAGCTATATTTAAATCAACACTCCTTCTTGCTGTAGCTTCGAGCCTCACATTCTCGTCATGTATAGAAGAGGTTTATCCTACAAGCAATGTTACACAGGATCAGCTTGAGTCTTCAGTAAAGGCAGGCGAGGCTATGATGTATGCCATGTCAGGTTTCATGGTAAACTGGAACACCACAGGAGCCGACTGGCACGGCGATTTCGGTTATTCATCAATGATGCACATCCGCGACTGCATGACAGGCGACATGTCTGTTCTTGCATCGGTCTCAACTAACAACCAGTGAGCAACTATACCCAGATCGTTTATCTCGGTCAGAACTATGCTTCGGTTCAGCGTATCTGGAACTACTATACTCAGCAGGTGCTCGCCTGCAACAAGGCTCTCGGCATCTATCATGCCGACGTTGAGGATGACTACAGCAAGGGTGCGCGTGCGACAGCACTCACATTCCGTGCGATGACTTATCTCGACATGGCCCGCTGGTATGAGTTCCTTCCCAACAACAACACTTCGGCAGTCAATATCGACGGTAATGATGTCACCAACCTCACAGTGCCTATCGTGACTGAAAACACTACCGAAGAAGAAGCCCGCAACAATCCCCGTGCCACACGTCAGGAAATGTTCGACTTCCTCCTTGCAGACCTTCTGTATGCCGAGCAATACATCAGCAACGTAAGCTATGGCACTCGTCTGCTTCCGGACCTCGGTTGCGTCTATGGCCTTCTTGCCCGTCTCTACACTTGGGTAGAGGATTATCCTAAGGCTGCGGAATATGCCGACAAGGCCATCAAGGCAAGTGGCTGCACGCCTCTTACACAGGATGCGTGGACCAATCCGAAATCTGGTTTCAACTCTATGGACAATTCGTCATGGATGTGGGGTCTGAAGTTCGAGAAGGAAAACGATGCTGTTGGCACAGGTATCTGTAACTGGACCTCGATGATGAGCCCTGAGGCAGAGTATGGATATGCAGCTGTCGGCGCTTGTCCGATTATTGATGCCAACATGTATGCCCGCATTTCTGATACCGACTTCCGTAAACTTTCATGGATTACTCCCGGCGTGACCAGCCTCGTTAATGATTTCCCCTTGATCAATGAGGAGGACCGTGGTTACTATGTCAACTATTTCCCCTATGGAACTATCAAGTTCCGTCCGGGTGCAGGTAATGGAACTGATCCGAACGAAGGTTCAGCAACTGCAGTGCCTGTGATGCGTGTTGAAGAAATGTGGTTTATCTACATTGAAGCGCTCGCACACACCAATCCCGCACAAGGCAAGCAGGAACTTGAGAAATTCATGCAGACTTATCGCGATCCCAACTACACTTGCTCAGCGTCGTCACTCGACGAAGTCGTAGAGGAAATCGTATTCCAGAAGCGAGTAGAGCTTTGGGGCGAAGGTCAGGCTCTCTGGGACATCAAGCGTCTCAACTATTCTGTAGTCCGTGACTACGAGGGTACAAACTTCTATGAGGATTCTCGCAAAAATACCGTCGGCCGTCCTGCATGGATGAACATGGTAATCGTTCAGACCGAAGGCAACAACAACCAAGCTGTCGCTAAGTGGAACAACCCTGATATCCCCGACAACTATTAATGTGTCCCTAAAACGATGAATGTCGGTGAGACATTCATTCAAATAACAGCGGAGATGGCAGTCAGCCATCTCCGCTTCTTTTCAACGTATAATAAGTGTAATACCGACAATTCCGGTATTTCTTAATCGAATCAACGGCATCCGGCAATCCGGATGCCGTTGATTCGGTTTCTTATTTTGACGCAAACTCTACTATTCCTCTGATTCGGGATCGTTCCGGCGGGTAAGAAGAAATGTCTTGCCGTTGTAATGGAAATCGAGTATACCCATCGAGTGCAGACGGATTACGGTGTCTTCGGCCGAAGCACGCGACACGTGAGCCGAGAGCATGAAATCCTCGACCGCCACAGGGCCATCGTCGAGCATGTCGACAAGCGATTTTTCAGCCGTGGAGAATGAAATGACGCATCCTTCGGAATTTGCCGAAGCCACCCATGCACGCACCATCAGTTCCGGTGCAAGGATGTTTTCGTCCTTGACGCGGTAGTAGGCACGACGCGAGCCGTCGGCTTCAAGCACCACCACGGGCCGGACAGGCGAACGGTCAATTTCGATGCGCAGCACGGTCTTGTCGCCTTCGGTGCGGAAAGCTGTGACACGTATTTCCTGCGACGGGCGACAATACATCTCGGCAGCCTGCTCGATGACGTAGATATCCTCCTCGTTGCGGACTCCGGCAATCACACCGTTGTCCTTGACTCCGACAAGCAACCGGCCTCCGCCGTTGTTGGCGAAAGCCGAGATGCTGCGCGCTATTTTACGCGCATCGGATATGGCGAATTTAAAGTCCTGATGTTCGTGCTCACCTTCCTCGATGAGCGACGCTATGTAGAATTTACCTCGTATGCCTTTGAGATCTTTCATGGATATGGGGAAACGGGGGGACGTGGCCTCTGACCACGTGTGACAAAAATAGAAGCGAAGGCCGATAACGGTCTTTTAATGGCGGTTGTTTTTATTGCGGATAGACAAGATTTTCCGGCCTGATGTCGGCAAGGACCTCTTTGGAGATAGCGCCGGGCATCCTTCCGGGCCTGTTCGAGATCCATGAACGACCAGTTGCCGCAGTCACGTGGGCTTGCTCCGGGGACTTCACCCTCAAAACGAGCCACAAAATCCATCGTATCCCTGAGGAGGTCTACCACATCGGCGCTTTCAAGCTCACCTTGGACTATCAGATAGTTGCCTGTGCAGCAACCCATAGGCCCCCAGTAGACAATGCGGTCTTTCCATTGAGGATTGTTGCGCAGATATGTGGCCGCAAGGTGTTCAAGCGCATGTAGCGATTCAGGGGTGAGCGCCGGCTGGCGGTTTGGCTCTGTCATGCGCACGTCGAATGTAGTTATGACATCGCCCGAGGGAGTCGTGTCGCGTCGTGAGACGTAAATGCCTCTAAGCAGACGGTTGTGGTCAATTGTGAAACTCGGTATTTTATTCATCGAAACGGTGGGTTAATTCATAATGCACAATTCATAATATCTATCCGGTGGATTATCTGCCGTGCATTATAAAATCAGGGATTATGCGTTGAAAATGATTTCTTTTACTATTTCAAATGTTTTCTGTGGAGCTTCGTTCCAGAAGTCGTCATACTGGCGGGAGTTGTCGTGGGAACACCAAGGAGTGTCGCTGATGACTCGCAGACACATGAACGGGACACCGCGCTGCTCGCACACCTGAGCGATAGCGGCCGACTCCATGTCGACGGCCATAACGTCGGGGAAATGTCCGCGGATGGAGTCGATTTCATCTTTTGAAGATATAAAAAGCTCACCTGAAGCGATCAATCCAAGTTTAACATTTTCGTTCTCTCTGATTTGAGGCAGCCGTGCGGGGAAATATAGCGGGCATCCGGGGACATGTCCCCATTCCTCGCCGATACACCAGAAATCGTGGTGCACAAGACGGTCGGCAAGGACAATATCCATCACGGCCACTTCGTCGCCGGCTCCGGCCGCTACGCCTGTGTTGATGACGAGTTCGGGGCAGAAGGCATCGATGAGGCTCACCGCTCCGATAGCCGCGTTTACCTTGCCGATGCCACACTGCATCACAGCCACTTCGTTTTCGCCTATATGTCCGCAGTGGTAAGTGACTGTCCCGCGGACCTCGGTGGATGAATCGGAGAGAAGAGGAAGTATCAGGGCCAGCTCCTTCTGCATGGCCACAATTATGCCAATTTTCATAATCAGGTGGATATGATATGTGAGATTATAATTTTATAGTTTATACCGGGTTGTCAGGCTGTCCCGGAACATGCGTCTGTCGCTGACATGGCAGGCACGGTGAAGGCGGAAAGCTCCCAGAGAAGATACAAGGGGAGAAAGACCACCATAAGCGTGAACGGTCACCGCTCGGAGTGATGGCGGCGGCGGCGACAAGCAGCGCCACAATCGCATGGCGGCGGTAACGGCTGAAGAAGGCACGCGAGAGGAAACCGGTCTTGCCGATGAGCCATGTCACCAGCGGAAGCTCGAACACTATGCCCATGACAAGGATAAGCATGAGGAAGTTGTCCATATACGAATCAAGAGAAATCTGATTTGGAATCAGGGTGCTCAGCTGGTAATCGGCAAGGAAGCGAAGTGTGAGCGGGAAGACTATGAAATAGCCCGTGGCGACTCCGAGAAAAAACATCATGTTGCCGAAAATGAATGCCGTGCGCATCCCGCGCTTCTCCTCCTCGTAAAGTCCCGGAGCAACGAAGCCCCAGAGCAGATAGACACAGAAGGGGAATCCCAACACTACGGCAAGCCAGAACGACGTGGACATGTGGATGAAAAACTGCGATGCAAGCCGGATGTTTATCAGTTCGATATCATGACTGCCGGTGGCTGAGTCCGGGAGGAGTGTCGAGCCGGGCAGTTCGGCAAGCCATCGGTAGAGTATGAAATCAGACTTGCACGGAGCAAGAATCACAGAATCAAAGATGTGGGGCATTGCGGCGAAAAGCACGCATGTCAACACGACAAGAA
This genomic stretch from Duncaniella dubosii harbors:
- a CDS encoding RagB/SusD family nutrient uptake outer membrane protein — translated: MSNYTQIVYLGQNYASVQRIWNYYTQQVLACNKALGIYHADVEDDYSKGARATALTFRAMTYLDMARWYEFLPNNNTSAVNIDGNDVTNLTVPIVTENTTEEEARNNPRATRQEMFDFLLADLLYAEQYISNVSYGTRLLPDLGCVYGLLARLYTWVEDYPKAAEYADKAIKASGCTPLTQDAWTNPKSGFNSMDNSSWMWGLKFEKENDAVGTGICNWTSMMSPEAEYGYAAVGACPIIDANMYARISDTDFRKLSWITPGVTSLVNDFPLINEEDRGYYVNYFPYGTIKFRPGAGNGTDPNEGSATAVPVMRVEEMWFIYIEALAHTNPAQGKQELEKFMQTYRDPNYTCSASSLDEVVEEIVFQKRVELWGEGQALWDIKRLNYSVVRDYEGTNFYEDSRKNTVGRPAWMNMVIVQTEGNNNQAVAKWNNPDIPDNY
- a CDS encoding SusC/RagA family TonB-linked outer membrane protein, with the protein product MTTKDVNITPGQKMNIVLDGTNMLDEVITVAYGTAKRSSFTGSASVLDASEIEQVQVTNPVDALKGKVSGVQINSNSGAPGNSSPSVLIRGISSINAETSPLIVLDGTPYDGGLDNISTQDIESMTVLKDAASNALYGARGANGVILITTKRGKQGNARVTLDAKWGQNSRAVQDYDVITSPALYYETFGRAVGNYAMNVGGYDEAKALAYANSNLITMLGYNVYTIPEGENMLVDGFKLNPNATLGNIYTAQSGEQYLLTPDSWSDAAYKNALRQEYNLSVSQGSDKGSFYASASYLNNEGITVNSGYERFTGRLAADTQAKDWLKVGANMSYTHYESKFNGDDGSSSSSGNIFAVNNVLAPIYPLYVRDAQGNILKDINGNTMYDYGDGMGLGLPSRPVFSQANPLSQNILDVRKYDGNAMTATGYAEIRFLRDFKFTTNNTVNLYEQRQTSVTNPFFGQYASSNGIVNKYSTRRIDYTYQQLLNWARQFGEHNVNVLLGHENYWNKYSYMYASRSNMLLPSNEELDGAVIENGSSSYQTDYNNEGWFGRVNYDYDSKYFGSVSLRRDASSRFDPEHRWGTFWSASAAWIINKEAFFQAPWVDMLKLKVSYGEQGNDNIGNFRYVNTYTIVNSGGQAAAQPNTLGNKNITWEKGGNLNYGVDFSFFNERLSGTVEGFYRKTSDMLFLFPLPPSYGYTSYYDNIGDMTNTGFELDLRGDIIRTRNFTWSANLNFTFYKNKITRLPEERKTMTVDGVDGYSSDSYFYGEGESLYTFRIKKFAGIDKETGESMWYMNERDADNKLTGNIVTTKTYGNADFYLCGTALPDAYGGFGTSFNTYGFDFAIDFTYQLGGQVYDGTYAGLMASPYGSSRGRAMHKDLLNAWTPENKNSSIPQMVYNDQYVASTSDRFLTSASYLALQNINFGYTLPSKATKKIDVEKIRFYLSCDNVAIWSKRKGLDPRQSITGSVTNAYYAPIRTISGGINISF
- a CDS encoding AlbA family DNA-binding domain-containing protein, producing MKDLKGIRGKFYIASLIEEGEHEHQDFKFAISDARKIARSISAFANNGGGRLLVGVKDNGVIAGVRNEEDIYVIEQAAEMYCRPSQEIRVTAFRTEGDKTVLRIEIDRSPVRPVVVLEADGSRRAYYRVKDENILAPELMVRAWVASANSEGCVISFSTAEKSLVDMLDDGPVAVEDFMLSAHVSRASAEDTVIRLHSMGILDFHYNGKTFLLTRRNDPESEE
- a CDS encoding 5'-methylthioadenosine/adenosylhomocysteine nucleosidase, with the translated sequence MKIGIIVAMQKELALILPLLSDSSTEVRGTVTYHCGHIGENEVAVMQCGIGKVNAAIGAVSLIDAFCPELVINTGVAAGAGDEVAVMDIVLADRLVHHDFWCIGEEWGHVPGCPLYFPARLPQIRENENVKLGLIASGELFISSKDEIDSIRGHFPDVMAVDMESAAIAQVCEQRGVPFMCLRVISDTPWCSHDNSRQYDDFWNEAPQKTFEIVKEIIFNA